AAGGAGATCGTGAATTTAGAGGTATACTTAAGAGCTTTGATTTACATATGAATTTAGTTCTTAATGATGCAGAAGAGTTACAAGACGGAGAAGTAACAAGAAGACTCGGTGTTGTGCTCATTAGAGGGGACAATATTGTTTATATTTCACCATAAGTATTATTCAATACTTTTCTAGATTATATTTTTACGATAGCTTAAGGAGGTGTATCAATGTCAAAGGGAACTCCATCAATGGGTAAAAAGAATAAAAAGACCCATATTAGATGCAGAAGATGTGGTAAAAACACTTATCACATACGTAAAAAAGTTTGTGCTTCTTGCGGATTTGGTAAATCCAAAAAACTCAGAAGATACAGCTGGCAAAATAAAAAACCAACTACCAGACAAAGATTAGTATAGTTGGTAAAATCCGAAAGATTATTCCATAATCTTTCTTCAAACTACTTTTTTTAGTAACTTTTTGATTACTGCTTAATTTATATACTACTTTTTTTAAATAATTCTATTAAGTTATGTATAACTATAGTTTTTCTCGAAAAGTTTATACCATATAACTGACAAAATAAGATTCATGGTTGAACGAAATAAAAAAATTGCAGATCATCTTGCATTGGATGAAATACACTCCGTGATGAAAGAATATATGGATTCTTATGACATGTATCGAAAATTACTAGTCATAAGTATGGTGTATCAGGGTGAAACGATTTCTAAAGCTTCAGATTATGTTCATACGACCAGAAAAACTGGAGAACGCTGGGTGAAAAATTACAATGAAAAAGGATT
This Methanobrevibacter sp. DNA region includes the following protein-coding sequences:
- a CDS encoding 50S ribosomal protein L37e, yielding MSKGTPSMGKKNKKTHIRCRRCGKNTYHIRKKVCASCGFGKSKKLRRYSWQNKKPTTRQRLV
- a CDS encoding LSm family protein, which codes for MSGQNVQRPLDALGKSVDAPVLIKLKGDREFRGILKSFDLHMNLVLNDAEELQDGEVTRRLGVVLIRGDNIVYISP
- a CDS encoding helix-turn-helix domain-containing protein translates to MVERNKKIADHLALDEIHSVMKEYMDSYDMYRKLLVISMVYQGETISKASDYVHTTRKTGERWVKNYNEKG